One Anopheles marshallii chromosome 3, idAnoMarsDA_429_01, whole genome shotgun sequence genomic region harbors:
- the LOC128712231 gene encoding uncharacterized protein LOC128712231, with the protein MPATTVKSEATDQHNNCDNEEEEPKDMKNAHLIINELRNRCRNQSEQIMAWKKAFSLQQEQNHRLQKEKTEQLNYLTSQLLLLESRIMRKQKQVSNVIYQRELTIYRQQKIIETLSSRLIDHGIMDVGMDAPGMHTGSNSNDFDSLNDSDSAVVLEDVDSDCNSSIYFGGSISGGGSLKSRCGSNKMTNDVTIVRSISDAIETNLKYNNTRRSNCFLRRPEILETVYSVEEDPEPQNATGGGTNATDSGSTTGPTSPKPDAVSEKRDKFKNRTEKCISTDQPEGARQEGAPVIITSSSCDVESVLCDTPSQGCKVQGAVTNFNRVMSNHRSVTKPKDVKYKRINKAKSKSLEELRGRLKHWVERGTCNVNLTLDPTGGSHLSGHLSEHCGAGTLQQTQPQQQPNLAQSYA; encoded by the exons ATGCCGGCAACAACGGTGAAAAGTGAAGCGACTGACCAGCACAACAACTGTGATAATGAGGAG GAGGAACCTAAAGACATGAAAAATGCGCATCTCATTATCAACGAGCTTCGCAACCGGTGCCGAAATCAATCGGAGCAAATCATGGCATGGAAGAAGGCGTTCTCGTTACAG CAAGAACAGAACCACCGACTGCAGAAGGAAAAGACGGAACAGTTGAACTATCTTACCAGccagttgctgctgctcgaaTCGCGCATTATGCGCAAACAGAAGCAGGTGTCGAACGTGATCTATCAGCGTGAGCTGACGATCTACCGGCAGCAGAAGATCATAGAAACCCTCTCTAGTCGCCTGATCGACCACGGCATCATGGACGTGGGCATGGATGCACCCGGGATGCACAcgggcagcaacagcaatgaCTTCGATTCGCTCAACGATTCCGATTCGGCCGTCGTACTGGAGGACGTCGATTCGGACTGCAACAGCTCGATCTACTTCGGGGGCAGCATCAGTGGTGGCGGCAGTCTCAAGTCGCGCTGTGGCTCAAACAAGATGACGAACGACGTCACGATCGTGCGGTCCATTTCGGACGCGATAGAGACGAACCTGAAGTACAACAACACCCGCCGTTCGAACTGCTTCCTGCGGCGGCCCGAAATTCTCGAAACCGTGTACAGTGTGGAGGAAGATCCGGAACCGCAGAATGCGACCGGTGGCGGTACGAACGCGACGGACAGTGGGTCCACCACGGGGCCCACCTCGCCGAAACCGGACGCCGTCAGTGAGAAGCGGGACAAGTTTAAAAACCGCACGGAAAAATGTATCTCCACCGATCAGCCGGAAGGTGCACGGCAGGAGGGCGCACCGGTAATCAttaccagcagcagctgtgACGTGGAGTCGGTCCTTTGTGATACGCCGTCGCAGGGCTGCAAGGTACAGGGTGCCGTCACGAACTTCAATCGCGTCATGTCAAACCATCGGTCGGTGACGAAACCGAAGGATGTCAAGTACAAGCGTATCAACAAGGCCAAATCGAAGAGTCTGGAGGAGTTGCGTGGTCGGCTAAAGCATTGGGTGGAGCGTGGCACCTGCAACGTGAACCTGACGCTCGATCCAACTGGTGGTTCGCATCTGAGCGGTCATCTGTCGGAGCACTGTGGTGCCGGTACGTTGCAGCAGACCCAACCCCAACAGCAACCCAACCTGGCACAAAGCTATGCGTGA